The nucleotide sequence ACACGACCGTCGCGGCCGTCGCCAGGCGGTGGGGCTTCGCGCACGCGGGGCGCTTCGCCGGGGCCTACGTGCGGCGGTTCGGGGAGTACCCGGCGGCCACGCTCGGGCGCGCCTGACCCTATGCTCGGGGCATGAGCTCTGCATCGGCGCCGAGTGGCCCTGCTCCTGCGCCCTCTGGCCCCGCCGCCCCGGCCGCCTTCGTCGTCGGCGAGGCCCTCGTCGACATCGTGGTCGACGGCGCGTCGACCGTCGAGCACCCCGGCGGAAGCCCGATGAACGTCGCCTACGGGCTCGCGCGCCTCGGCCTGCCCACCGTTTTCCGCACGCAGCTCGGCCGCGACGACCGCGGCGAGGCGATCGTCGCGCACCTCGACGAGACCGGCGTCGTGCTCGACGAGGCGTCGTTCGTCGACGAGCCGACGTCGACGGCGGTCGCGACGATCCAGGCCGACCGCCACGCCGAGTACGACTTCTCGATCGCGTGGGCGCCCGGTGCTCTCTCGGCGCCGGCGGGAGTGCGGCTCGTCCACACGGGGTCGATCGCGTCGGCTCTGGCACCAGGAGCCGACGACGTGCGCCGCCTGCTCGAGACCGCCTCCGCCACGGCCCTGGTGAGCTTCGACCCGAACGTGCGCCCGGGTGTCACGCCCTCCCGGCCCGACGTCGTCGCGGCCGTCGAGGCGATAGCGCGTGTGTCGCATGTCGTGAAGCTGAGCGACGAGGACGCCGCCTGGCTCTATCCGGGCGTCGAGCCCGCCGCCGTTCTCGAGCGGTTCCTGTCGCTCGGGGCCGTGCTCGCCGCGATGACCCGCGGCGGCGACGGAGCACTCGTCTTCTCGCAGTCCGACCGGCTCGACCTGCCGTCGCTGCCGGTGTCGGTCGTCGACACGATCGGGGCCGGAGACGCCTTCATGTCGGGGCTGCTCTCGGCGATCCTGCTGCGGGGTCTCGACTCGTCGCTGCGGGCCGGGTCACTGGCTCGGGCCGACCTCGAGGCCGTGGCCGACGTGGCGCTCCGCAGCGCCCGCGTGACTGTGTCGCGCGCCGGCGCCAACCCGCCGATGCCTGCTGAGCTCGCCCTCTAGCCCCTCCCCGTCTCTGAGCTACTCGTCCCCCTGCGACAAAACGCGACACCTGCGACGCACGAGAGCGTCGCAGGTGTCGCGTTTTGTCGCCCGAGACGCCGAACAGGCGGAACCGGCGCGTCAGCGGGCGACCACACGGAAGCGCGTGAGCACGGCGGGCGTCGTGTCGACGGGCGCGAAGTGCGAGCCTCCGGTGAGGGCGGAGTACTCCGCCTGGTAGTCGTCGCTCGCGTAGAACTCCTCGTGCCCCGCGCGCCACGCCGCCACCGTCTCGTACCCCTCGCCCTCGTCGATCGCGTGCGCGAGACCGACCTCGCCGAGCGGCACGACCTCGACCGCGGTCACCTCGGTGATGCAGACGGGCGCGCCGTCGGAGTCGATGACGGCCTCGCGCTCGCCGACGACCGGCAGCGGCGACCCCTCCGCCTCGTACTCCCAGAGCAGCGCCGTGGTGCTCGTCTTCGACCCGTCGAGGATGGCCGCCACGAGCTGGTCGCGCAGCGGGCCGGGAAAGGCGAACTCCGAGATCGGGAGCCCGCGGACATCGTCGTCGGTGAGCATGCCCCGACAGTACCGCCGGTCGACCGCCCCCGCGCTGCGACAAAACGCGACACCTGCGACGTGGCGAGGCGTCGCAGGTGTCGCGTTTTGTCGCATGGGGCGGGAGGGGCAGCCACAGCACCCGCGGATACGCTGGGCCGATGACGACGACCGCGCCCTTCGGCTCCTGGACCTCCCCGATCACCGCCGCGGCGCTGGCCGCCGGCGAGCACCCCGTCGAGGGCGGCACGTGGGTCGGCGACGAGGTCTGGTGGCTCGAGCGGCGCCCCAGCGAGAACGGCCGCCTGGCCGTCCGCACCCAGGGCCCCGACGGCGAGCCCGTCGACGTCCTGCCGGCCCCGTGGAGCGCCCGCACCCGCGTGCACGAGTACGGCGGCGGCTCCTGGTTCGTGACCCCCGACCGCACCCTCGTCTTCACCGAGTTCAGCGACCAGCGCCTCTACCGTCTCGACCCCGGGTCGCAGGAGCCCACGCCCCTCACCCCGGCCACCGGCTCCTTCCGCTTCGGCGAGATCCAGCTGCACGTGGTCGACGGCCACTCCGAGGTCGTCGCCGTCCGCGAGACCCACGACGAGACCGACCCCAGCCCGTCGGCCCTCACCCGCGACATCGTGGCCGTGCCGCTCGACGGCAGCGCCGCCGACGACGCCGGCGCGATCCGCTCGATCGTGAGCGGCTCGCACTTCCTCGCCTACCCGCGCTTCTCGCCCGACGGCACGCGCCTCGCCTGGATCGCCTGGGAGCACCCGCAGATGCCCTGGGACGGCACCGAACTCCGCGTCGGCACCCTCGTCGCGGACGGCGGCGGGGCGCAGGAGCTCGGCACCGTCTCCTCGTGGAAAGTCCTGGCCGGCAGCGAGACCGAGTCCGTCCTCCAGCCGACGTGGCACGGCGACAGCCTCCTCGTCACGGCCGACCGCACGGGGTGGTGGAACCTCGAACGGGTCGATCTCGACGGCACCAGGACTCCGCTGCACCCCGAGGCCGCAGAGTACGGTGGGCCGCTGTGGACGCTGGGGATGGCGTGGTACCGGGTGCTCGGCGACGGCAGGATCCTGGCGGTCCGGACCCTGGGCAGCGACCGACTCGAGCTGATCGACCCGGCCACCGGCGACGCCACCCCGATCGACCTGCCGCTCACCGCGATCGGCGTGGGCGCGGTGAACGGCGACCGCGTGCTCGTGTCGGGCGGGTCGTCGACGCTGCAATCGGGTCTGCGCGTGCTCGATCTCGGAAGCGGCGAGCTGACCGACGTGCGGCTCGAGGTCGACGACTTCCCGTCGGCCGACTATCTGCCGGGCGCCCGCGAGGAGACCTTCCCGAGCGTCGACGGCCGCGTCGTCCACGCGATCGTGCACCCGCCGCACAACGCCGAGTTCACGGCGCCCGAGGGCGAGCTGCCGCCCTACGTCGCGTTCGTGCACGGCGGCCCGACCGGGCGGACGACGGCACCGCGCGACCTGCTCACGAAGGCGTACTTCACCAGTCGCGGCATCGGCGTCGTCGACATCAACTACGGCGGCTCGGCCGGCTACGGCCGCGCGTACCGCGACGCGCTGAAGCTGCAGTGGGGCGTCGTCGACGTCGAGGACACCGTCGCGGCGGTCCGCGGCCTCGCCGACGCCGGTCTCGCCGACGGTGCGCGACTCGCGATCCGCGGGGGCTCGGCCGGCGGCTGGACCGTGCTCGCCTCGCTCACGTCGTCCGACGTCTTCGCCGCCGGGGTGTCGTACTTCGGCGTCGCCGAGCTCACGAAGTTCGCGCAGGACACCCACGACTTCGAGTCGCGCTACCTCGACGGTCTCATCGGCCCGCTGCCCGAGGCCGCCGAGCTGTACGAGACGCGCGCTCCGGTCAACAACACCGCGGGGCTGACGACTCCGGTGCTCCTGCTGCAGGGCCTCGACGACCCGATCGTGCCGCCGTCGCAGGCCGAGATGTTCCGCGACGCGCTCGTCGCCGGCGGGATCCGGCACGCGTACGTCGCGTACGAGGGGGAGTCGCACGGCTTCCGCAAGGAGGCGACGATCATCCACGCGACCGAGGCCGAGCTGTCGTTCTACGGGCAGATCCTGGGCTTCGAGCCCGCCGGGGTGCCCGTGCTGCCGCTCTCCTAGCCCGCCCAGCCCCGGTCCGAGCGACAAAACGCGACACCTGCGACGCAGCGAAGCGTCGCAGGTGTCGCGTTTTGTCGCAGGGGGGATCAGTAGCCGGAGAAGGCGTCCGTCGTCACCCGGCGCACCCCGGCCTCGTGCAGCGTTCGGCGCACCGAGTGGACGAAGCCGGGCGAGCCCGAGACGTACGCGCGGCGGTCGGCTGCATCCTGCGCCCCGGCCTGCACGAGCGCCGCGGTGAGCGGCCCGGCACCGAGGTACTCCCACCCGTCGGGCAGCGACGAGGGCGCGGCCGGCGCGACGACGAGCACCCGCGTCTCGAGCCGCACCAGCTCGGCGACGTACGGCGCCTCCTCGAGCGACGGCACCGAGTAGACCAGCGTCACGGAACGCGTGTCGCCCGTCGCCCGAAGATGCTGCAGCTGGCTGATGAACGGCGTGATGCCGATGCCGCCCGCGACGAACAGAAGGGGGGTCGCAGGATCCCGCGGCAGAGTGAAGTCGCCCCCCACGCCCGTCGCGCTCACCACGTCGCCCGGCGACAGCGCGAGCAGCGCCGCCTTGAACGTCGACGGCCGCTCGGAGGTGCGGAACCCGAAGCGCACGACCGAAGGATCGTGCGCCCCGGACGCGATGCTGAACACGCGCCGCTGGCCCCGGACGTCGGCGCGGGCGTGCGGCAGCGACAGCTCCATGAACTGCCCGGCCCCGAAGCGCACGGGGTGCGCGGGGCGGAAGGTCATCTCCCACGAGGTGGGCGTCAGCTGCTCCTTCGACACGAACGCGAGGCGCAGGCCGCGGCGCTGGCCGACCGCGAAGGCGAGCACGTTGCCGACCACGAGGGCGAGCTCGTACGAGTTGTAGACGGGCCCGACGTGGAGCGAGAGCCCGAACAGCACGCCGACGACCACGGCGAGGGCGAGCTGCTGCCACCGCTTCGGCGGCAGGGTGAGCGGCTCGGAGAGCATGAACCCGGCGAAGAACACGATCGGCGACGACAGCAGAGCGCTCTGGAGGGCCAGCGGCGCGACGAAGCCGTTCGCCGTGTAGGTCGCGGTCACCGACACCGTC is from Frondihabitans australicus and encodes:
- a CDS encoding RnfABCDGE type electron transport complex subunit D, producing MTAFTTWLDRLTGRVTMYRLVLLALLAVLAESLIMSGLGRIAYAPGAIVVSAAVAVVATVVSNRLVALIVRVKPHTESSIVTGLILAFLFTPQLTGSSLGYVALAGVIASVSKYLLAVRGRHVFNPAAVSALVMSIAFPAAFPSWWVGAPAILPIVVVGACVILFRTRHLQMGVLFFVVATVSVTATYTANGFVAPLALQSALLSSPIVFFAGFMLSEPLTLPPKRWQQLALAVVVGVLFGLSLHVGPVYNSYELALVVGNVLAFAVGQRRGLRLAFVSKEQLTPTSWEMTFRPAHPVRFGAGQFMELSLPHARADVRGQRRVFSIASGAHDPSVVRFGFRTSERPSTFKAALLALSPGDVVSATGVGGDFTLPRDPATPLLFVAGGIGITPFISQLQHLRATGDTRSVTLVYSVPSLEEAPYVAELVRLETRVLVVAPAAPSSLPDGWEYLGAGPLTAALVQAGAQDAADRRAYVSGSPGFVHSVRRTLHEAGVRRVTTDAFSGY
- a CDS encoding ASCH domain-containing protein; protein product: MLTDDDVRGLPISEFAFPGPLRDQLVAAILDGSKTSTTALLWEYEAEGSPLPVVGEREAVIDSDGAPVCITEVTAVEVVPLGEVGLAHAIDEGEGYETVAAWRAGHEEFYASDDYQAEYSALTGGSHFAPVDTTPAVLTRFRVVAR
- a CDS encoding S9 family peptidase; translation: MTTTAPFGSWTSPITAAALAAGEHPVEGGTWVGDEVWWLERRPSENGRLAVRTQGPDGEPVDVLPAPWSARTRVHEYGGGSWFVTPDRTLVFTEFSDQRLYRLDPGSQEPTPLTPATGSFRFGEIQLHVVDGHSEVVAVRETHDETDPSPSALTRDIVAVPLDGSAADDAGAIRSIVSGSHFLAYPRFSPDGTRLAWIAWEHPQMPWDGTELRVGTLVADGGGAQELGTVSSWKVLAGSETESVLQPTWHGDSLLVTADRTGWWNLERVDLDGTRTPLHPEAAEYGGPLWTLGMAWYRVLGDGRILAVRTLGSDRLELIDPATGDATPIDLPLTAIGVGAVNGDRVLVSGGSSTLQSGLRVLDLGSGELTDVRLEVDDFPSADYLPGAREETFPSVDGRVVHAIVHPPHNAEFTAPEGELPPYVAFVHGGPTGRTTAPRDLLTKAYFTSRGIGVVDINYGGSAGYGRAYRDALKLQWGVVDVEDTVAAVRGLADAGLADGARLAIRGGSAGGWTVLASLTSSDVFAAGVSYFGVAELTKFAQDTHDFESRYLDGLIGPLPEAAELYETRAPVNNTAGLTTPVLLLQGLDDPIVPPSQAEMFRDALVAGGIRHAYVAYEGESHGFRKEATIIHATEAELSFYGQILGFEPAGVPVLPLS
- a CDS encoding carbohydrate kinase family protein, with amino-acid sequence MSSASAPSGPAPAPSGPAAPAAFVVGEALVDIVVDGASTVEHPGGSPMNVAYGLARLGLPTVFRTQLGRDDRGEAIVAHLDETGVVLDEASFVDEPTSTAVATIQADRHAEYDFSIAWAPGALSAPAGVRLVHTGSIASALAPGADDVRRLLETASATALVSFDPNVRPGVTPSRPDVVAAVEAIARVSHVVKLSDEDAAWLYPGVEPAAVLERFLSLGAVLAAMTRGGDGALVFSQSDRLDLPSLPVSVVDTIGAGDAFMSGLLSAILLRGLDSSLRAGSLARADLEAVADVALRSARVTVSRAGANPPMPAELAL